One genomic segment of Trichococcus shcherbakoviae includes these proteins:
- a CDS encoding flavodoxin codes for MASALIVYASLTGNTEEIADIVADQLEALGVDVEVKECSQAAPEDFLAYDMNIIATYTYGTDGDLPDEFMDFYEEMEDVDFTGKIAGVVGSGDTFYEYYCKAVDDFEAQFKKFGATIGAENVKIDLNAEEEDIANLQKFSEAMVAALNK; via the coding sequence ATGGCATCAGCATTGATCGTATACGCAAGTTTGACAGGAAACACCGAAGAAATCGCCGATATCGTCGCAGACCAATTGGAAGCATTGGGCGTTGACGTGGAAGTAAAAGAATGTTCGCAAGCTGCACCGGAGGACTTCTTGGCATATGACATGAACATCATCGCGACTTACACTTACGGAACGGACGGCGACCTGCCGGACGAATTCATGGACTTCTATGAAGAGATGGAAGATGTCGACTTCACAGGCAAAATTGCCGGCGTCGTCGGATCTGGGGATACGTTCTATGAATATTACTGCAAAGCAGTCGATGATTTCGAAGCGCAATTCAAAAAATTCGGCGCAACAATCGGCGCAGAAAATGTCAAAATCGACTTGAACGCCGAAGAAGAGGACATCGCGAACCTGCAAAAATTCTCTGAAGCGATGGTAGCTGCCCTTAACAAATAA
- a CDS encoding DUF6577 family protein, which produces MTSKLMISELEIFLKNNQPVSTQQLLEFYQTFEPDIKVNTLRWRIYQLKQNNVLYSPSRGQFVLPEKQAFQPEQTKRMTELAEMIQEKYPYANFSVYPTEWLNDLADHIYLSKNVILEVDIDALKSVFHFLKQQYRNVYLNPDEKFYDLYISPQEENIILKRLYVDAPLNRINENYHIPKLEQLLVDIIINDPMILPIGASEVKKIITNAQDKYNLNYSTILRYAKKRHVEKKLILFGLMEKEII; this is translated from the coding sequence ATGACTTCAAAATTGATGATAAGCGAACTGGAAATTTTTCTTAAAAACAATCAACCTGTATCGACTCAACAGCTTTTGGAATTTTACCAGACTTTTGAACCGGATATAAAAGTTAACACCTTGCGTTGGCGTATTTATCAATTGAAGCAAAATAATGTCCTCTATAGCCCGAGTAGAGGACAATTCGTCTTGCCTGAAAAGCAGGCATTTCAGCCAGAGCAAACGAAGAGAATGACTGAATTGGCCGAAATGATCCAAGAAAAGTATCCTTATGCTAATTTTTCTGTTTACCCGACTGAATGGTTGAATGATTTGGCAGATCACATTTACCTGTCCAAAAATGTGATCCTCGAAGTTGATATCGATGCTCTGAAATCTGTTTTTCACTTCCTGAAGCAGCAATATCGGAATGTTTATCTCAATCCGGACGAAAAATTTTATGATCTCTATATTTCGCCGCAAGAAGAAAACATTATCCTCAAGAGGCTATATGTGGATGCCCCCCTGAATCGAATAAATGAGAATTACCATATCCCGAAGCTGGAACAATTATTGGTCGACATTATAATAAACGATCCCATGATTTTACCGATAGGCGCATCCGAAGTAAAAAAAATCATCACCAACGCCCAGGATAAATACAACTTAAACTACTCAACCATCCTACGGTACGCTAAGAAAAGGCATGTTGAAAAGAAGTTAATTCTCTTTGGCCTAATGGAAAAAGAGATAATTTGA